In a genomic window of Tripterygium wilfordii isolate XIE 37 chromosome 8, ASM1340144v1, whole genome shotgun sequence:
- the LOC120003559 gene encoding uncharacterized protein LOC120003559, whose product MEIELDSGGVMNSQVDSVGKSGGLMLLWKEEIDITVHSYSLRHIHVTIKEGSGSLPWNITFFYGHPDVSKRKCSWDLLRFLSNTIHNQWLCVGDFNAISNGGEKVGGSDRGGTMMNDFNDALSDSKLVDLGFKGNKYTWSNRRKSPESFIKERLDRSLASLGWLQRWGTYHVEYLTTISSDHSCMYVCWDDRSLRRSALTRRFRYEPNLGAKDACHQLVRQQWVRRIDRGGAQSALSHLQLNLKFFGPKIQKWVVKERQRHAYTEKDLKSKLDSLIAKESHENQEAISAMRHQLQELCELEEKVLLNQSKQHWLKAGDQNTSFFHNSMKRRQNLKGIDKILDEGGCLRTTEPEIAEAFHAYFTSLFSAGSIVENYSFLDSITRLVDADVNEYLCRMVTRDEIWNAVRSISSQKAPGPDGFSAGFYHSHWDTVGDSVVDAVMDFFDTSIMDSEINSTLIALIPKTKEALSVTEYRPISLCNVSYKIISKILSNRLSLILPNIIRGNQSAFIRDRLITDNVIVVYEALHSMSLMAKSRTSYMAIKLDMSKAYDRVEWNFVKEIMSRLGFSDKWQGWIMQCIRSVTYRVLINGATTNLIIPTRGIRQGDSLSPLLFVLCTEGLSSNLKEAHDTNMFCGIPFGRGRLRISHLFFADDSLLFCRVKKEDWMCVYDILTEYGRVSGQMINYSKTSIYFSRYTSSQQKSQMISLIGAVEAKISDHYLGLPAIVGRSRKKAFMFILDRIRKKVMGWSHRNLSQAGKEVFIKSILQAIPTYAMQLFKFPGGLCTEVDQILRKVWWGVNDKNNYMAWLPWAKLCESKKNGGMGFRNTEAFNDALLAKQCWRIIVHPTSLSSRVLKAKYFPSSGFLEVSKKRNASFLWSSFLSARYLLLDGLKWRIGNGRTVKIWGNPWLPKAIFYDEQLVDKGVQKSILVEFLIDWTTGWWDASLIKEIFDVDTARMIMSQPLGSPHVQDSIFWNGTEHGNYTVRSGYFHALDIRRRESACCSEPLANPLDSVWTHIWSLVVPPSTRVFLWRAVHDILPNFSQLHRRQICDSSVCPLCKSAEESVMHSLWECPAAKDVFSMSLKKLQKMDSIFQGSFAQFWIASSAVLSSHEVATLAITMRLIWLRRNKFVHEGTLTHPTQVALQGMNLANDFKSAQVDGVNVQRDSVSSNLQQVWKGPQINLIKANWDAAIQSQNDRTGMGVVFRDASGEVMASSSLLRMTALHPSLAEALAALHAVKLALELGFTELIFEGDAAVVVEAINGSDVHRAIWSPVIMEIKRLLRFLSSWKFVHIRRTANEAAHSMAKHAFLIQGMRVWIEEIKTVLFCPSFYEVDCIPPIWWPECL is encoded by the exons TGGACTCAGTAGGGAAGAGTGGTGGTTTAATGCTTTTGTGGAAAGAAGAAATAGATATTACAGTACATTCTTATTCACTAAGGCATATTCATGTTACGATTAAAGAAGGGAGTGGTTCTCTCCCTTGGAATATAACCTTCTTTTATGGCCATCCTGATGTCTCTAAAAGGAAGTGCTCGTGGGACCTCTTGCGTTTTCTTTCAAATACTATCCACAATCAGTGGCTCTGTGTGGGGGATTTTAATGCCATATCAAATGGGGGGGAGAAGGTTGGTGGTAGTGATAGAGGGGGTACTATGATGAATGACTTTAATGATGCTTTATCAGATTCCAAGCTTGTCGACCTGGGCTTCAAAGGAAATAAGTACACCTGGAGTAATAGGAGAAAAAGTCCGGAATCATTTATTAAAGAGAGGTTAGATCGGTCATTGGCTTCATTGGGTTGGTTACAAAGATGGGGTACCTATCATGTGGAGTATTTAACAACTATATCTTCGGATCACAGTTGTATGTATGTTTGCTGGGATGATAGATCATTAAGAAGAAGTGCTCTTACAAGAAGATTCAGATATGAACCAAATTTGGGTGCTAAAGATGCTTGCCACCAACTTGTGAGACAGCAGTGGGTCCGGAGAATTGATAGGGGAGGTGCTCAGTCTGCCTTATCGCATTTGCAGTTGAATTTAAAGTTTTTTGGTCCAAAAATTCAAAAGTGGGTAGtgaaagagagacagagacatgCGTATACAGAGAAAGATTTGAAGTCCAAACTTGATTCACTAATTGCAAAGGAGAGTCATGAAAATCAAGAAGCTATTTCGGCTATGAGACATCAGCTGCAAGAGCTATGTGAACTAGAAGAAAAGGTGCTGTTAAATCAAAGTAAACAACATTGGTTAAAAGCTGGTGATCAAAATACTAGTTTTTTCCATAATAGTATGAAGAGGAGGCAGAATTTAAAGGGCATTGACAAAATCCTGGATGAAGGTGGATGTTTGAGAACTACTGAACCGGAAATAGCTGAGGCTTTTCATGCCTACTTTACTAGTCTTTTCTCAGCTGGAAGTATTGTGGAGAATTATTCATTTTTAGATTCAATAACAAGGCTAGTTGATGCTGATGTTAATGAGTATTTGTGTAGGATGGTTACAAGAGACGAAATTTGGAATGCAGTTCGAAGTATTAGTAGTCAAAAAGCTCCAGGCCCCGATGGATTTTCAGCGGGTTTTTATCATAGTCATTGGGATACTGTGGGAGATAGTGTTGTGGATGCTGTGATGGATTTCTTTGATACGAGTATTATGGATTCTGAGATAAATAGTACTCTTATTGCTTTGATCCCAAAAACGAAAGAAGCTCTAAGCGTTACTGAGTATCGCCCTATTAGTTTATGTAATGTCTCGTACAAGATCATTTCCAAAATCTTGTCTAATAGATTGAGTCTCATTCTCCCCAATATTATTCGAGGTAACCAATCTGCTTTCATTAGAGATAGGTTGATTACGGATAATGTGATAGTGGTGTATGAAGCACTACACTCTATGAGCCTGATGGCCAAGAGCAGAACCAGCTACATGGCTATTAAGCTTGACATGAGCAAAGCTTACGACAGGGTTGAATGGAATTTTGTAAAAGAAATTATGTCTCGGTTGGGTTTCTCAGACAAATGGCAGGGGTGGATTATGCAGTGTATTAGATCTGTGACTTATAGAGTGCTTATTAATGGAGCTACTACAAATTTGATTATCCCAACAAGAGGTATAAGGCAGGGTGATTCTCTTTCTCCTTTGCTATTTGTATTATGTACGGAGGGTCTTAGTAGTAATTTAAAAGAAGCACATGATACTAATATGTTTTGTGGAATTCCTTTTGGTAGAGGTCGGTTGCGGATTTCACACCTATTTTTTGCTGATGACAGTCTCCTCTTTTGTCGGGTTAAAAAAGAGGATTGGATGTGTGTCTACGATATTCTGACGGAGTATGGTAGAGTCTCGGGCCAAATGATTAATTATAGCAAGACTAGTATCTACTTTAGCAGATATACTTCATCTCAGCAAAAAAGCCAGATGATTTCTTTGATTGGAGCTGTGGAAGCAAAGATTTCTGATCACTATTTGGGATTACCGGCTATTGTTGGTAGATCACGGAAGAAggcttttatgtttattttagaCAGAATAAGGAAGAAGGTAATGGGCTGGTCTCATCGCAATTTATCTCAAGCAGGCAAGGAGGTTTTTATTAAATCAATCCTTCAGGCGATTCCTACTTATGCGATGCAATTGTTTAAATTTCCAGGAGGCCTTTGTACTGAAGTGGATCAAATTCTACGTAAGGTGTGGTGGGGagtgaatgataagaataattATATGGCTTGGTTACCTTGGGCTAAACTATGTGaatcaaagaagaatggaggaatGGGTTTCCGAAATACCGAGGCTTTTAATGATGCATTGTTAGCAAAGCAGTGTTGGAGAATCATTGTTCATCCAACTTCTCTATCCAGCCGTGTTTTGAAGGCAAAGTACTTCCCAAGTTCCGGATTTTTAGAGGTTTCGAAAAAGAGAAATGCCTCTTTTCTATGGTCCAGCTTCCTGAGTGCACGATATTTGTTGTTGGATGGATTGAAGTGGCGGATAGGCAATGGGAGGACGGTGAAGATATGGGGTAATCCATGGTTGCCGAAAGCAATCTTTTATGATGAGCAATTAGTGGATAAAGGGGTTCAAAAGTCTATCTTAGTTGAATTTTTAATAGACTGGACCACTGGGTGGTGGGATGCTAGTTTAATTAAAGAAATATTTGATGTTGACACAGCTAGAATGATAATGTCCCAGCCACTTGGTTCTCCACATGTGCAAGACTCGATATTTTGGAATGGAACTGAGCATGGGAATTATACTGTGAGAAGTGGATATTTTCATGCACTTGATATAAGAAGAAGGGAGTCTGCTTGCTGTTCAGAGCCATTGGCTAATCCTCTAGATTCGGTATGGACTCATATATGGTCGCTTGTGGTGCCTCCATCTACAAGGGTCTTCTTATGGCGTGCAGTTCATGATATTCTGCCCAATTTTTCACAATTGCATAGGAGACAAATATGTGATAGTTCGGTATGTCCTCTTTGTAAAAGTGCTGAAGAATCAGTTATGCATTCTTTGTGGGAATGCCCGGCAGCAAAAGATGTGTTTTCTATGAGCCTCAAGAAGTTGCAAAAGATGGATTCTATTTTTCAAGGCTCTTTCGCCCAGTTCTGGATTGCTTCCTCAGCTGTTCTTTCTTCACATGAGGTAGCTACTCTAGCTATTACAATGAGGTTGATTTGGCTTAGACGGAATAAGTTTGTCCATGAGGGGACTCTTACACATCCTACACAAGTAGCTCTACAAGGTATGAATTTAGCAAATGATTTTAAATCTGCTCAAGTAGATGGAGTTAATGTTCAGCGAGATTCAGTTTCAAGTAATCTCCAGCAGGTTTGGAAAGGACCACAAATAAACCTTATTAAAGCCAATTGGGATGCAGCAATCCAATCTCAAAATGATCGTACGGGTATGGGTGTCGTATTTCGTGATGCTAGTGGGGAGGTCATGGCAAGTAGTTCTTTGTTGAGAATGACTGCACTTCATCCTTCTTTAGCTGAGGCCTTAGCAGCCCTTCATGCTGTGAAGTTAGCACTGGAGTTGGGTTTCACAGAGCTGATTTTTGAAGGAGATGCTGCAGTGGTTGTGGAAGCCATTAATGGAAGTGATGTCCATCGTGCTATTTGGAGTCCGGTTATCATGGAGATAAAGAGATTATTGCGCTTCTTGTCGAGTTGGAAATTTGTCCATATACGACGCACGGCCAATGAAGCCGCCCATTCCATGGCTAAGCATGCCTTTCTCATTCAGGGCATGCGGGTTTGGATTGAGGAG atAAAAACTGTTTTGTTTTGTCCTTCATTTTATGAGGTTGATTGTATTCCACCTATATGGTGGCCCGAGTGCCTATAA